A window of the Caldalkalibacillus salinus genome harbors these coding sequences:
- the pgeF gene encoding peptidoglycan editing factor PgeF: MGMEPFQLKDQQGTHMTIPSLEERFPWLMAGITTRHGGVSHSPYQSLNCALHVGDRAEDVLNNRKKLLDIHRMPTDAWTCGNQVHGDRLHYVKLSDRGRGRLSQADAIDQVDGLYTDQANVFIASFYADCVPLYFVASSHRMIGVAHAGWKGTVANIGAKLVSEWRQNFNIQPREVFAVIGPSIGQCCYEVDRRVIDQIRTLDKSSDQYAITPLNNDKYLLDLKQVNAESLKKAGIPAENIEVSTWCTGCHTDLFYSHRKEGGQTGRMTAYMALKEEATRT; this comes from the coding sequence ATGGGAATGGAACCGTTTCAACTTAAAGATCAGCAAGGGACGCATATGACAATTCCTTCACTTGAGGAAAGATTCCCATGGTTAATGGCTGGAATCACCACACGACATGGTGGTGTGAGTCACTCCCCTTACCAATCGCTGAACTGCGCTTTGCATGTAGGGGACCGAGCGGAAGATGTTTTAAATAATAGAAAAAAACTTTTAGACATACATCGCATGCCTACTGATGCATGGACATGTGGTAATCAAGTACATGGAGATCGCCTACATTATGTAAAGTTGAGTGATAGAGGCCGAGGGAGACTCAGTCAGGCAGACGCGATCGATCAAGTCGATGGTCTATATACAGATCAAGCGAACGTTTTTATCGCCTCTTTTTATGCAGACTGTGTGCCCTTATATTTTGTTGCGTCCTCCCACAGGATGATAGGGGTGGCGCATGCCGGGTGGAAGGGAACCGTAGCCAATATTGGCGCTAAGTTAGTTTCAGAATGGCGTCAAAACTTTAACATTCAACCTAGGGAAGTTTTTGCTGTTATAGGCCCTTCTATAGGGCAGTGCTGTTACGAAGTTGATCGCAGAGTGATCGATCAGATACGTACATTAGATAAAAGCAGCGATCAATATGCCATCACCCCCCTTAATAATGATAAGTACCTCCTGGATTTAAAACAAGTGAATGCCGAATCATTGAAAAAAGCAGGAATTCCAGCGGAAAATATAGAAGTATCAACATGGTGTACAGGGTGTCATACCGACTTGTTTTACTCCCACCGGAAGGAAGGCGGACAAACCGGTCGTATGACAGCTTATATGGCATTAAAGGAGGAGGCAACTAGAACGTGA
- a CDS encoding RNA-binding protein: MSFYDHFRPEEHAFVEKVADWADIVQERYQRRLTNFLDPREQFIVQSVVGRLADINVSFFGGYEQSERKRALIYPEYDEVSPEDFQVTLLSIEQDVNVSHRDVLGSLLGIGLKREKFGDILIADSHKQLLVAGDIADYVLGHFHQVSRYHVTLQTHHLDELVPPSDPWQSFDRTVSSLRLDVILSELLPLSRSKVTTLIKGKKVKVNWRLVEQAGMVLQKGDILSVKGFGRFLFSSIQGQTKKGNIRVSLGRKENKS, translated from the coding sequence ATGAGCTTCTATGACCATTTTCGGCCCGAGGAGCACGCCTTCGTTGAGAAGGTGGCCGATTGGGCCGATATCGTTCAAGAGAGATATCAACGTCGACTAACCAATTTCCTAGACCCTCGAGAGCAGTTTATCGTTCAATCGGTTGTGGGTCGATTAGCTGATATTAACGTATCGTTCTTTGGGGGTTACGAACAATCGGAGCGCAAACGGGCGTTAATATACCCGGAGTATGATGAGGTGTCACCTGAAGATTTTCAAGTGACACTTCTTTCTATTGAACAGGACGTCAATGTGTCCCACCGGGATGTACTCGGGTCATTACTCGGTATTGGCTTAAAAAGAGAAAAGTTTGGAGATATTCTCATCGCTGATTCACACAAACAATTACTCGTGGCTGGGGATATAGCTGATTACGTATTAGGGCATTTCCATCAAGTCTCCCGATATCACGTGACCTTACAAACGCATCATCTAGACGAGCTTGTACCGCCGTCAGATCCTTGGCAATCATTTGATCGTACTGTGAGCTCTTTACGCTTAGATGTCATTTTATCAGAGCTGTTACCCTTATCTCGTTCAAAGGTGACAACATTAATTAAAGGCAAAAAGGTCAAAGTGAACTGGCGCCTTGTAGAGCAAGCCGGCATGGTTTTACAGAAAGGTGACATCCTTTCCGTCAAAGGTTTTGGTCGGTTTTTATTTTCGAGCATACAGGGACAAACAAAAAAGGGGAATATTCGAGTGTCATTAGGTCGAAAAGAGAACAAATCGTAA
- the ileS gene encoding isoleucine--tRNA ligase → MEYKQTLQITKTDFPMRGNLPKREPDMQQWWDEEKIYEKVQERTKGRPKFILHDGPPYANGDLHLGHALNKILKDMIVRYKSMSGYDAPYVPGWDTHGLPIEHAIIKNEKVDRSKIGINEFRRLCAEYALKFVETQKSQFKRLGVRGDWEDPYITLKPEYEARQVRVFGDMAKKGYIYKGLKPVYWSPSSETALAEAEIEYKDKRSPSIYVKFKVQDGKGVLDSDVSVVIWTTTPWTIPANLAISVHPDLEYAVVRVEGEKLLVAQGLLDTLQQELEWENYEVLQTIKGQSLEHITTQHPLYDRTSQMILGEHVTLDAGTGCVHTAPGHGEDDFYVGQKYGLDVLNPIDDKGHFTHEAPGFEGLFYDKANKVITESLKDKGALIKLSFITHSYPHDWRSKQPVIFRATEQWFASIDKIRQDILDEIKEVNWTPSWGEVRLHNMVADRGDWCISRQRVWGVPIPILYCASCHTEVVNDDTIDRISAIFREEGSNAWYDKDEKELLPEGFKCPSCGGEHFRKETDTMDVWFDSGSSHEAVLKERDELQWPADLYLEGSDQYRGWFNSSLTTAVATSGAAPYKSVLSHGFTLDGEGRKMSKSLGNVIVPQKVIDQLGADILRLWVSSVDYQSDVRISDAILKQIAEVYRKIRNTLRFLLGNLADFDPARDRVNLEDMSDLDRYMLIKAQRLLTRVRGAYDEYQFHTVYSAVHNFCTIELSSLYLDISKDLLYTDAPNSVARKATQTVMYDLLQLIVKLVAPIIPHTADEVWQFVPGSETKSVQLTDIPDTVSHVEDDDLEQKWDQFITVRQEVLKALEVARREKVIGGSLSAEVHLYPTAQTKALLAQFEDLEKLFIVSHAVLHEDTEQVPEDAQQGDTVSVWIKPAEGEKCQRCWVVTPEVGQHEHVDHPDLCPRCAETVTEHYAHLVE, encoded by the coding sequence GTGGAGTACAAACAAACGCTGCAGATTACCAAAACAGATTTCCCTATGCGTGGGAACCTACCTAAGCGTGAGCCTGATATGCAACAATGGTGGGATGAAGAAAAAATATATGAGAAGGTCCAAGAACGAACGAAAGGGCGTCCTAAGTTTATACTGCACGATGGCCCTCCGTATGCCAATGGTGACTTACACTTAGGGCATGCACTGAACAAAATCTTAAAAGACATGATTGTACGTTATAAATCAATGTCTGGCTACGATGCCCCATACGTTCCTGGTTGGGATACACACGGTCTCCCGATTGAACACGCCATCATTAAGAATGAAAAAGTGGACCGGTCTAAAATCGGCATTAATGAGTTTCGACGCCTTTGTGCTGAATATGCTCTAAAGTTCGTAGAAACTCAAAAATCTCAGTTCAAACGTTTAGGTGTAAGAGGGGATTGGGAAGACCCTTACATTACCTTAAAGCCTGAGTACGAAGCGAGACAAGTGAGAGTGTTTGGCGATATGGCTAAGAAAGGGTACATCTACAAAGGATTAAAGCCCGTATACTGGTCCCCTTCGTCTGAAACAGCGCTTGCCGAAGCAGAGATTGAGTATAAAGATAAGCGCTCACCTTCTATTTACGTTAAATTCAAAGTACAAGATGGTAAAGGCGTTCTCGATTCAGATGTCTCAGTTGTGATTTGGACAACAACACCATGGACGATTCCAGCTAACTTAGCAATTAGTGTTCATCCTGACCTTGAATATGCCGTTGTTAGAGTTGAAGGGGAAAAACTCCTTGTCGCTCAAGGGTTATTAGACACATTGCAACAAGAGTTAGAGTGGGAAAACTATGAAGTACTCCAAACGATAAAAGGGCAGAGCTTAGAGCATATCACAACGCAGCATCCTCTGTATGATAGAACTTCACAAATGATCTTAGGTGAGCATGTGACATTAGACGCCGGTACGGGATGTGTTCACACGGCACCTGGACACGGGGAAGATGATTTTTACGTGGGACAAAAGTACGGGCTAGACGTCCTGAATCCGATTGATGACAAAGGACACTTCACGCACGAAGCCCCTGGCTTTGAAGGTTTATTCTATGACAAAGCTAATAAAGTGATAACCGAATCCTTAAAGGATAAAGGCGCGCTTATCAAGCTATCGTTCATCACACACTCGTATCCTCATGATTGGCGTAGTAAGCAGCCGGTGATCTTTCGTGCGACAGAACAATGGTTTGCCTCTATCGATAAAATTCGCCAAGATATCTTAGACGAGATTAAGGAGGTCAACTGGACCCCTTCCTGGGGAGAAGTAAGACTCCATAACATGGTCGCAGACCGTGGTGATTGGTGTATTTCTCGTCAACGGGTATGGGGTGTTCCAATACCGATTCTTTACTGCGCTTCTTGTCACACTGAAGTTGTGAATGATGATACCATCGATCGTATATCCGCTATATTTAGGGAAGAAGGCTCGAACGCATGGTATGATAAAGATGAGAAAGAACTCTTGCCAGAAGGATTCAAGTGTCCGAGTTGCGGAGGAGAACACTTTAGAAAAGAGACGGATACCATGGATGTATGGTTCGATTCCGGTTCCTCTCACGAAGCTGTGCTCAAAGAAAGAGATGAACTACAATGGCCAGCTGACCTATATCTAGAAGGCTCTGATCAGTACCGTGGGTGGTTTAACTCTTCACTGACAACTGCAGTCGCTACAAGTGGCGCCGCACCATACAAATCAGTGTTGAGTCACGGCTTCACCCTTGACGGTGAAGGACGTAAGATGTCCAAATCTCTTGGCAATGTGATCGTTCCTCAAAAGGTGATCGATCAATTAGGAGCAGACATTCTAAGATTATGGGTTTCTTCTGTGGATTATCAATCAGATGTGCGCATCTCTGATGCCATTCTGAAGCAAATAGCGGAAGTATACCGGAAGATTCGTAACACATTACGTTTCCTTTTAGGGAACTTGGCTGATTTCGATCCAGCACGTGACAGAGTGAATTTGGAAGATATGTCCGATCTCGACCGTTATATGCTTATTAAAGCGCAGCGCCTACTCACAAGAGTAAGAGGGGCGTATGACGAGTATCAGTTCCATACTGTGTACTCAGCGGTTCACAATTTCTGTACGATCGAATTGAGCTCACTCTACCTAGATATCTCCAAGGACTTGTTGTACACAGACGCACCCAATTCTGTTGCTAGAAAAGCGACACAAACGGTGATGTACGACCTATTACAATTGATCGTCAAATTGGTGGCACCGATCATCCCACATACGGCGGATGAAGTATGGCAGTTTGTACCAGGTTCGGAAACTAAGAGTGTACAGTTAACGGACATCCCAGATACTGTGAGTCACGTTGAAGATGATGACCTAGAGCAAAAATGGGATCAATTTATCACTGTTCGCCAAGAGGTACTTAAAGCGCTTGAAGTCGCGCGTAGGGAAAAAGTGATCGGTGGCTCTCTCAGTGCCGAAGTCCATTTATATCCAACAGCACAGACCAAAGCCCTATTGGCACAATTTGAAGATCTAGAAAAACTGTTCATCGTTTCTCATGCTGTGTTACATGAGGATACTGAACAAGTCCCAGAGGATGCACAACAAGGAGATACAGTCAGTGTCTGGATTAAGCCAGCCGAAGGCGAGAAGTGTCAACGCTGTTGGGTGGTCACCCCTGAGGTAGGGCAACACGAGCATGTCGATCATCCTGACCTGTGTCCTCGTTGTGCTGAAACGGTTACTGAACATTACGCACACTTAGTAGAATAA
- a CDS encoding cell division protein SepF, whose product MTVGMMNKLMDFLGLGGDPYEAKHEHRTMEDEDWADEEEEMMPPKSTKNSSPPNNIVPLQSVKSQMKVILIEPLSYDETQELADHIRQRRMIIVNLHQLAHDQAKRVVDFLSGTVYAIGGDIHKLGHNIFLCTADNVDIQGNISEQSEGELHSRMR is encoded by the coding sequence ATGACGGTGGGAATGATGAATAAACTGATGGATTTTCTAGGCTTAGGTGGAGACCCGTATGAGGCAAAACACGAACATAGAACCATGGAGGATGAGGATTGGGCTGACGAAGAAGAGGAGATGATGCCCCCAAAATCCACAAAGAATAGTAGTCCCCCAAATAATATTGTTCCGTTACAGTCTGTGAAATCACAGATGAAGGTCATATTAATCGAACCCCTTTCATACGATGAGACACAAGAGCTGGCTGATCATATTAGGCAACGTCGCATGATCATTGTCAATCTACATCAGCTAGCCCATGACCAAGCGAAAAGGGTGGTCGACTTTTTAAGCGGAACAGTGTATGCTATAGGGGGAGATATACATAAACTCGGCCATAATATTTTCCTCTGTACAGCTGACAATGTTGATATACAAGGGAACATATCTGAACAATCAGAGGGTGAATTACATTCAAGAATGAGGTGA
- a CDS encoding DivIVA domain-containing protein, with product MSLTPLDIHNKEFSRSFRGYDEDEVNEFLDLIIKEFEILIREKKELEEKMLDSTERLGHFSNIEESLSKTIIVAQETADEVKSNAKKEAQLIIKEAEKNADRIVNEALSKARKISMEGEELKKQASIYRARFRTLLEAQLEMLQSEEWDRITDDTHDAEPNQQPKVAR from the coding sequence ATGTCATTAACACCACTAGATATACACAACAAAGAATTCAGTCGTTCGTTTCGAGGGTATGATGAGGATGAAGTCAATGAATTCTTAGATTTAATTATCAAAGAGTTTGAGATACTCATTCGTGAAAAAAAAGAACTAGAAGAAAAGATGTTAGATTCAACAGAAAGACTAGGTCATTTCTCTAACATTGAGGAAAGCCTGAGCAAAACGATTATTGTCGCCCAGGAAACAGCGGATGAAGTGAAATCAAATGCCAAAAAAGAGGCACAGTTGATTATTAAAGAAGCGGAAAAAAATGCGGATCGTATCGTTAACGAAGCACTCTCTAAGGCTAGAAAAATTTCAATGGAGGGTGAAGAATTAAAGAAACAAGCCTCTATTTATCGGGCACGATTCCGCACACTTCTAGAAGCGCAGCTTGAAATGCTTCAGAGTGAAGAGTGGGATAGAATTACTGATGACACACATGATGCGGAACCCAATCAACAGCCCAAAGTGGCTCGATAA
- a CDS encoding FbpB family small basic protein encodes MRKSRKVSFEELVVENKREILNNKEELSRIEERLEGKRVKK; translated from the coding sequence ATGCGTAAATCACGAAAGGTCAGCTTTGAAGAACTTGTCGTAGAAAATAAAAGAGAAATTCTTAATAATAAAGAGGAGCTCTCTCGAATTGAGGAGCGACTTGAGGGTAAAAGAGTGAAGAAGTAA
- a CDS encoding YggS family pyridoxal phosphate-dependent enzyme, with amino-acid sequence MTVKENLTRIQQEVQAACQRVNRDPDEVNIIAVTKYVSIERMQEAFDAGIVHIGENKVQQAVQKWNQLYEHGVWHFIGHLQSNKVKDIIDKMSMIHSLDRLSLAKEIEKRAGAKNIVVPCFIQVNVSGEETKHGLHLDEVESFIQRLEHLPHIQAVGLMTMALYVEDPEETRPIFRQLKALQKRLKAKQYPHAPLNELSMGMSNDYVVAIEEGATFIRLGTSLVGNELKS; translated from the coding sequence GTGACAGTCAAAGAGAATCTTACACGCATACAACAAGAAGTCCAAGCAGCTTGTCAACGTGTCAACAGAGATCCAGATGAAGTAAATATTATTGCCGTCACTAAGTATGTCAGTATAGAAAGGATGCAGGAAGCCTTTGATGCTGGCATCGTCCATATAGGAGAAAATAAAGTGCAACAAGCCGTTCAAAAATGGAACCAACTTTATGAACACGGTGTGTGGCACTTTATCGGCCACTTACAATCTAATAAAGTCAAAGACATTATTGATAAAATGTCGATGATACATTCATTAGATCGTCTATCTTTAGCAAAAGAAATAGAAAAACGAGCAGGTGCTAAAAATATCGTTGTCCCATGTTTCATTCAAGTGAATGTTTCAGGAGAGGAAACCAAACATGGCCTACATCTGGATGAGGTAGAAAGTTTTATTCAGCGTTTAGAGCATTTACCACACATACAAGCGGTCGGCTTAATGACAATGGCCCTCTATGTAGAGGATCCAGAGGAGACGAGACCGATCTTCCGTCAACTAAAGGCATTACAAAAGAGACTCAAAGCCAAACAGTATCCACATGCCCCCTTGAATGAGCTTTCGATGGGCATGTCTAACGATTATGTTGTGGCGATTGAAGAAGGTGCAACCTTTATCAGGCTAGGAACATCTTTAGTCGGAAACGAATTAAAATCATGA
- a CDS encoding YggT family protein produces the protein MYAVALQLVDLFFTIYTFMVFGYILMSWLPNLRESALGEILGKFVEPVLAPFRKIIPPLGMIDISPIVALIALRFARMGAESLVHMIFGG, from the coding sequence ATGTACGCAGTTGCATTACAATTAGTTGATCTGTTTTTTACCATATATACCTTCATGGTATTTGGATATATATTGATGTCATGGCTTCCAAACTTACGAGAATCTGCGCTAGGTGAAATTCTAGGAAAATTTGTGGAACCTGTGCTGGCGCCGTTTCGCAAGATTATTCCCCCACTAGGTATGATTGATATTTCTCCTATCGTCGCACTCATCGCATTACGCTTTGCACGTATGGGTGCAGAGTCTCTCGTGCACATGATTTTCGGGGGTTAA
- a CDS encoding TraR/DksA C4-type zinc finger protein, which produces MDPMYLGMREQLIKEKTELDIRLHENGDFQLKHAMSDSDGELSQYDNHPADTASTMYEREKDLALREHDHHQREEIEAALQRMEEGSYGICVTCGRTISLERLQAVPTTKHCVEHERTPRYSSVRPVEEDVLTGFEQFNFDDDDDQTQFDAEDAYQAVARFDETYYNDYLDDDESRGAVEPIEGFIITDMDGNVVDESVDVNRNRSYENYIQDGEGYGTIWEDEIIMPDTDVD; this is translated from the coding sequence ATGGACCCGATGTATTTAGGTATGAGAGAGCAACTGATCAAGGAAAAAACGGAGTTAGACATTCGTCTGCATGAGAATGGTGATTTTCAACTCAAACACGCCATGAGCGATAGTGATGGGGAACTGTCCCAGTATGACAATCATCCCGCTGACACTGCGTCCACCATGTATGAACGTGAAAAAGACCTCGCCTTACGTGAACATGATCATCATCAACGAGAGGAGATCGAAGCCGCGTTACAAAGAATGGAAGAAGGGTCCTACGGTATTTGTGTAACATGTGGCCGCACCATCAGTTTAGAACGGTTACAGGCCGTTCCTACAACTAAACACTGTGTGGAGCATGAACGTACACCTCGTTACTCCAGCGTGCGTCCAGTTGAAGAAGACGTACTCACCGGTTTTGAGCAATTTAATTTCGATGACGATGACGATCAGACTCAATTCGACGCAGAAGATGCTTATCAGGCCGTTGCCCGATTTGATGAAACGTATTACAACGATTATCTTGACGATGATGAGTCTAGAGGGGCTGTTGAACCGATTGAAGGTTTTATTATCACGGACATGGATGGCAATGTAGTCGATGAAAGTGTCGATGTTAACCGCAATCGTTCTTATGAGAACTATATACAGGATGGAGAAGGATATGGAACGATTTGGGAAGACGAAATCATCATGCCTGACACAGACGTTGACTAA
- a CDS encoding alpha/beta fold hydrolase — translation MKKTIIKALATVGACTTALHRLNQALSIPSETQPHDTAKQCVYPWSEGDIVYQVTGSGDPILLIHGMGIGCSSYEWRKNIDVLAKHYKVYTLDLLGYGCSDKPNISYTAFTYIHLIRDFIIDVIQQPTHVIGSSHGASFCIRLAKIHPELLRCLVLICPTGVEQELNPPSSYVKALQTVSLSLPVYRTTLYYSIASKLHMKYFLQRYLYANEENITDDLVDRYYLNAHQDGQKAARAPLAFLKGDLNIHISSDWEALAHPALLVWGEESELHPIDHLSQLRELNSNAEIQVYTESGILPHDEEAYLFNGMACDFIQRHTH, via the coding sequence ATGAAAAAGACCATCATAAAAGCTCTGGCCACGGTTGGCGCATGCACAACAGCTTTACATAGGCTCAATCAAGCGCTCAGTATACCTAGCGAAACTCAACCACACGATACAGCTAAACAGTGTGTCTATCCTTGGTCTGAAGGCGATATTGTGTACCAAGTGACGGGAAGTGGAGACCCGATTCTTCTCATTCACGGGATGGGTATAGGCTGTTCTTCATATGAGTGGCGGAAAAATATTGATGTACTAGCTAAACATTACAAAGTTTATACCCTAGACTTATTAGGGTACGGATGTTCCGACAAGCCGAACATTTCCTATACAGCGTTTACTTACATACACTTGATTCGTGACTTTATCATTGATGTAATTCAACAACCGACTCACGTGATTGGAAGTTCGCACGGTGCCAGTTTCTGTATACGTTTAGCGAAAATTCATCCTGAATTACTACGTTGCCTTGTGCTCATTTGTCCTACAGGAGTAGAACAAGAACTGAACCCACCATCCTCTTACGTTAAAGCTCTGCAAACGGTGAGTTTGTCTCTACCCGTTTACCGAACAACGCTATACTATAGTATCGCTTCAAAATTACATATGAAATACTTTTTACAACGTTACTTGTATGCGAATGAGGAAAATATAACGGATGATCTCGTGGATCGTTACTACTTAAACGCCCATCAAGACGGCCAAAAGGCTGCGAGAGCGCCTCTTGCTTTTCTTAAAGGGGATTTGAACATACACATTTCTTCTGATTGGGAGGCACTGGCGCATCCTGCTCTCTTGGTATGGGGAGAAGAATCTGAACTGCACCCTATTGATCACTTGTCTCAACTTCGGGAGTTAAATTCAAATGCGGAGATCCAAGTTTATACGGAATCAGGTATCCTGCCCCATGACGAGGAAGCGTACTTATTTAATGGGATGGCGTGTGATTTTATCCAGAGACATACACACTAA
- the sigG gene encoding RNA polymerase sporulation sigma factor SigG yields MTRNKVEICGVDTSKLPVLKNKEMRELFVQLQSGDYSAREKLVNGNLRLVLSVIQRFNNRGEYVDDLFQVGCIGLMKSIDNFDLSQNVKFSTYAVPMIIGEIRRYLRDNNPIRVSRSLRDIAYKALQVRDNLTNLHSREPTVNEISEELNVPKEDVVFALDAIQDPVSLFEPIYHDGGDPIFVMDQISDEKNKDIQWVEEIALKEAMHRLNHREKMILSMRFFEGKTQMEVAQEIGISQAQVSRLEKAAISQMQKHVQT; encoded by the coding sequence ATGACAAGAAACAAAGTAGAAATCTGCGGAGTGGACACGTCCAAATTACCCGTTTTAAAAAACAAAGAGATGCGTGAACTTTTTGTTCAACTACAGAGTGGAGATTATTCAGCCAGGGAAAAGCTAGTGAATGGGAATTTAAGACTGGTGTTAAGTGTCATTCAACGCTTTAATAATCGTGGAGAGTATGTAGATGACCTGTTCCAAGTCGGTTGTATAGGACTTATGAAATCCATCGATAACTTTGACCTTAGTCAGAATGTTAAATTCTCTACCTATGCAGTACCCATGATTATAGGGGAAATTCGCCGATATTTGCGAGATAATAACCCTATTCGCGTGTCTCGTTCCTTGCGAGATATCGCATATAAAGCGTTACAAGTTCGAGATAACCTAACGAACCTACACAGTCGTGAACCTACAGTGAATGAAATATCTGAGGAGTTGAATGTACCCAAAGAAGACGTGGTTTTCGCCTTGGATGCCATTCAAGATCCAGTGTCACTATTTGAACCGATTTATCATGACGGGGGCGATCCCATTTTCGTCATGGACCAGATTAGTGACGAGAAGAACAAGGATATCCAATGGGTAGAGGAAATCGCCCTTAAAGAAGCGATGCACCGTTTAAATCACAGAGAGAAAATGATCCTGTCTATGCGTTTTTTCGAAGGCAAAACGCAAATGGAAGTGGCTCAAGAGATAGGCATTTCTCAAGCGCAAGTCTCACGATTAGAGAAAGCCGCCATCTCCCAAATGCAAAAACATGTACAAACCTAA
- a CDS encoding YlmC/YmxH family sporulation protein: MLKISEFQTKDVVNVMDGSKLGTVSDLEINLKHGRVDAIVCPGPGKFFGLFSSGQDIVIPWNQIVKIGSDVILVRLDETPYALDDNESKHKEEHHDPPVYRPYSHGT, encoded by the coding sequence ATGTTGAAAATATCAGAGTTCCAAACCAAGGATGTCGTGAACGTCATGGACGGCAGTAAACTAGGTACTGTAAGTGATCTGGAGATCAACTTAAAACATGGCCGTGTTGATGCAATTGTGTGTCCAGGACCAGGAAAGTTTTTTGGCTTATTCTCTAGTGGGCAAGATATCGTGATCCCGTGGAACCAAATTGTAAAAATAGGGTCAGATGTGATCCTTGTCAGACTAGATGAGACACCGTATGCGTTGGACGATAATGAGTCAAAACACAAGGAGGAACATCACGACCCTCCAGTCTATCGTCCATACTCACATGGAACGTAA